From the Solibacillus sp. FSL R5-0449 genome, one window contains:
- a CDS encoding CoA-acylating methylmalonate-semialdehyde dehydrogenase, translating into MTEAVSVKKLTHFINGELVEGKSNNYSKVYNPTTGEVIAEVPIATAEETREAIAAAKAAFPAWRDLSVAKRAEVLMRFRFLLTENMDQLLDIICTESGKTLEDARGEVTRALESVDLAIGAPHLVKGEYSVNVGGQINAYSAKYPLGVVAAISPFNFPIMVPLAQTSMAVAVGNAVILKASEKVPMTSLFVSELWKKAGLPDGIWTVVNGSKEAVNELLENPTVQAISFVGSTPVAKYIYETGSKYGKRVTALGGGKNNMIVMPDADLEQVANAFIGAAYGAASQRCMAISTIMPVGEETADRLVAILKEKISNLKVGSYKEEGTDFGPVISKESKENILKAIDLAERQGATVVVDGRELDIVKNSEGFFVGPTLLDNITKEMEIFDEEVFGPARNVVRVNSLAEAIDFINGQDLANGVTIFTNDGAAARKFTMEIDVGMVGVNVPIPIPVGYHNFAGFKGSRFGEGHMFGPDQARFFTKTKTVSERWPDTTETTASTFAFPSNN; encoded by the coding sequence ATGACAGAAGCAGTTTCGGTAAAAAAATTAACACATTTTATCAATGGGGAATTGGTCGAAGGGAAGAGCAACAACTATTCGAAAGTTTATAACCCGACGACAGGCGAAGTAATTGCCGAAGTTCCGATTGCGACAGCTGAAGAAACACGTGAAGCCATTGCAGCAGCAAAAGCGGCTTTCCCTGCATGGCGTGATTTATCTGTTGCGAAGCGTGCGGAAGTATTGATGCGTTTCCGATTTTTACTGACAGAAAATATGGATCAGCTGTTGGATATTATTTGTACGGAGAGCGGGAAAACGTTGGAGGATGCGCGCGGTGAGGTGACTCGCGCACTGGAATCGGTTGACTTGGCAATCGGTGCGCCTCATTTAGTAAAAGGGGAATATTCGGTAAATGTAGGTGGTCAAATTAATGCCTACTCTGCGAAATATCCTTTAGGTGTCGTGGCGGCAATCTCGCCATTCAACTTCCCGATCATGGTGCCGTTAGCGCAAACTTCGATGGCGGTTGCTGTTGGGAATGCGGTTATTTTAAAGGCATCTGAAAAGGTACCGATGACTTCACTGTTTGTCAGTGAGCTATGGAAAAAAGCAGGACTGCCGGATGGGATTTGGACAGTAGTGAACGGCAGTAAAGAGGCGGTAAATGAGCTATTGGAAAACCCGACTGTTCAGGCGATTTCATTTGTCGGTTCAACACCTGTTGCAAAATATATTTATGAAACAGGCTCAAAATACGGCAAGCGCGTAACGGCTTTAGGCGGCGGGAAAAACAATATGATCGTTATGCCCGATGCGGATTTAGAGCAAGTAGCAAACGCGTTTATCGGTGCGGCATACGGCGCGGCTTCTCAACGCTGCATGGCAATTTCGACAATTATGCCGGTTGGTGAAGAGACGGCTGACCGACTTGTTGCGATTTTGAAAGAGAAAATCAGCAACTTAAAAGTGGGCAGCTATAAAGAAGAAGGCACGGATTTTGGTCCGGTCATTTCAAAAGAGTCGAAAGAGAATATTTTGAAAGCAATTGATCTAGCTGAACGTCAAGGGGCGACGGTTGTAGTGGATGGCCGTGAACTGGATATCGTGAAAAACTCGGAAGGCTTCTTCGTTGGTCCGACATTGCTGGACAATATTACGAAGGAGATGGAAATTTTCGATGAGGAAGTTTTCGGTCCGGCTCGTAATGTCGTGCGCGTAAACTCGCTGGCGGAAGCGATTGATTTCATTAATGGTCAGGATCTGGCGAATGGGGTTACGATTTTCACGAACGATGGTGCGGCAGCGCGCAAGTTTACAATGGAGATCGATGTCGGCATGGTCGGCGTCAATGTACCGATTCCAATCCCTGTCGGCTATCATAACTTTGCCGGCTTCAAAGGTTCGCGCTTTGGTGAAGGGCATATGTTTGGTCCGGATCAGGCCCGATTCTTTACGAAAACGAAAACAGTATCGGAACGCTGGCCAGACACAACAGAAACAACAGCATCGACATTCGCTTTCCCTAGCAATAACTAA
- a CDS encoding PucR family transcriptional regulator ligand-binding domain-containing protein, producing the protein MLTVKEVLNRKYFESAKVVAGQTGLNHAIKWIHILEVTDVKQLIRGNELILTTGVTLKDNEQGFLNFVKQLSDLHVAGLCIELGMYIQTVPERVMNLADELDFPLIVFQEIVPFVGITQDLHTAIIHQQYDILRQLEDYSQKINNYVLKVNDKVKILQYMQKYLNVDIYFDVKRGASLAIPDKKIENCKKYIDRLSSKHKASIEVNLFDQLYGTVYIYSEKREMTELDLLILDRTVVTLSQFILRDLYIEEKLESENRKFFEKWLEGENSDDELLYFIEEIDQKLKHNGWMVMIHQLRRKNAKKDLTNYKINLRQALQKEGFYTFIVEQSQYLIFIVNDLAQGATYKERMNRVMNEVIQQNKQDMLIAVGKYVSHYNELKESYQTAQETLQIRMKHMELSYFYDELVLYHMVKVLQNNNSLMQAAKEKIEKLSQYDCKHNANLIQTLDVYFQCNGLKKETAEKLFIVRQTLYHRLEKVEQIIGNDFMKYENRLCLEIMLLMTKHNYYEGVKV; encoded by the coding sequence ATGTTAACCGTAAAAGAAGTTCTAAATCGAAAGTACTTTGAATCAGCGAAGGTCGTTGCAGGTCAAACCGGCTTAAATCATGCGATTAAATGGATTCATATATTGGAAGTAACCGATGTGAAGCAGCTTATTAGAGGAAATGAGCTCATTCTGACGACAGGCGTCACTTTAAAAGATAATGAACAAGGCTTTTTGAATTTTGTGAAGCAACTTAGCGATTTGCATGTAGCCGGGCTTTGTATCGAGCTGGGGATGTATATTCAAACCGTTCCGGAAAGGGTTATGAATCTGGCAGATGAACTGGATTTCCCGCTCATCGTTTTTCAGGAGATTGTCCCGTTTGTCGGCATTACGCAAGATTTGCATACAGCAATCATTCATCAGCAATACGATATTTTAAGGCAGCTCGAAGATTATTCCCAGAAAATTAACAACTATGTTTTGAAAGTAAATGATAAAGTAAAGATTTTGCAGTATATGCAAAAGTATTTGAATGTGGATATTTATTTTGATGTGAAAAGAGGAGCAAGTCTCGCAATCCCGGATAAAAAGATTGAAAATTGCAAAAAGTACATCGACCGTTTAAGTAGTAAACATAAAGCAAGTATTGAAGTGAATTTATTTGATCAGTTGTACGGCACGGTTTATATCTACTCGGAAAAAAGAGAAATGACGGAGTTGGATTTGCTTATTTTGGACCGTACTGTTGTTACGCTTTCGCAATTTATTTTAAGAGATTTATATATTGAAGAAAAATTGGAGAGCGAGAACCGAAAATTTTTCGAGAAGTGGCTTGAAGGTGAAAACAGCGATGACGAGCTGCTTTATTTTATCGAAGAGATCGACCAGAAGTTGAAGCATAATGGCTGGATGGTTATGATTCATCAGCTGAGAAGGAAAAATGCGAAAAAAGATTTAACGAACTATAAAATCAATCTTCGTCAGGCGCTGCAGAAGGAAGGGTTTTACACATTTATTGTCGAGCAGTCCCAATATTTGATTTTCATCGTCAATGACCTGGCGCAGGGAGCTACGTATAAAGAGCGGATGAACCGTGTGATGAATGAGGTGATCCAGCAAAATAAACAGGACATGCTGATCGCTGTTGGGAAATATGTTTCGCATTACAATGAATTGAAGGAAAGCTATCAAACTGCACAGGAAACATTGCAGATTCGGATGAAACATATGGAGCTTTCGTATTTTTACGATGAACTGGTGCTGTACCATATGGTGAAAGTGCTGCAAAACAACAACAGTCTCATGCAGGCGGCGAAGGAAAAAATCGAAAAGCTCAGCCAGTATGACTGCAAGCACAATGCAAATCTGATCCAAACACTCGATGTGTATTTTCAGTGTAACGGACTGAAAAAGGAAACCGCCGAAAAACTGTTCATCGTCCGCCAAACCCTTTATCACCGCCTGGAAAAGGTGGAGCAGATCATCGGCAATGATTTTATGAAGTACGAAAACCGCCTCTGCCTGGAGATTATGCTGCTTATGACGAAGCATAATTATTATGAGGGTGTGAAGGTTTAG
- a CDS encoding NAD(P)-dependent oxidoreductase: MSNSLAKNFEEIFDGLTTYAATVEANRCLYCYDPPCVKACPTSINIPSFIKKIASNNMKGSARVIMESNPVGASCARVCPTIELCEGACVLNSEEKPIQIGHLQRYATDWLRESNVNLFTPQPTNGKKIAIIGSGPAGLSAARELALLGYGVTIFEADEKAGGLNYYGIVSFRLPQDVVEWEVQQVQNLGVEIRTSTKIGEDVLVDELLENYDRIIVAVGMGKVPMLGIEGEELDGVYDAIDFVKESKSSFTDRVLGKKVLVIGAGNTAIDAATCSVRLGAEQVQIVYRRTSKEMTAYDFEFDFAKQDGVEFRWLTLPKRIIGDENGKVIGMECIKMKLTDIEGGKGTLTEIPGSEFVIEADAVIRAIGQTKQYELIEHLGLANTRGVIDVDHNSLKTSNPKIYACGDVIYGNGYGEATVVSAAQQGKDSAYAIHYELNANSEIA, encoded by the coding sequence ATGAGCAATAGTTTAGCGAAGAACTTTGAAGAGATATTTGATGGGTTAACAACATACGCGGCAACTGTTGAAGCGAATCGTTGTTTGTATTGCTATGATCCGCCATGTGTAAAGGCGTGTCCAACGAGCATTAATATTCCGAGCTTTATCAAGAAAATTGCTTCGAATAATATGAAAGGTTCTGCTCGTGTCATTATGGAATCAAATCCGGTAGGCGCTAGCTGTGCGCGCGTTTGTCCAACAATCGAGCTTTGTGAGGGGGCTTGTGTGTTGAACAGTGAGGAAAAACCGATTCAGATTGGTCATCTTCAGCGCTATGCAACGGATTGGCTGCGTGAATCGAACGTCAATCTGTTTACACCACAACCGACAAACGGCAAGAAAATCGCGATTATCGGAAGCGGTCCTGCAGGGTTGTCAGCTGCACGTGAACTGGCATTGCTAGGATACGGTGTGACGATTTTCGAAGCGGATGAAAAAGCGGGTGGCCTGAATTACTACGGCATCGTGTCATTCCGTCTGCCGCAAGATGTGGTGGAGTGGGAAGTGCAGCAAGTACAAAACCTTGGCGTTGAAATTAGAACAAGCACGAAGATCGGCGAGGATGTATTGGTTGATGAACTGCTTGAAAACTATGACCGTATCATTGTAGCGGTAGGTATGGGCAAAGTGCCGATGCTTGGCATTGAAGGCGAAGAGTTGGACGGTGTGTATGATGCGATAGATTTCGTAAAGGAATCGAAATCTTCATTTACTGATCGCGTACTGGGCAAAAAAGTGCTCGTTATCGGTGCAGGTAATACGGCGATTGATGCAGCGACATGTTCTGTAAGACTTGGTGCTGAGCAGGTGCAAATCGTTTACCGTCGTACATCGAAAGAAATGACGGCATATGATTTTGAATTTGATTTTGCGAAGCAGGACGGTGTTGAATTCAGATGGCTGACATTACCGAAGCGCATTATCGGCGACGAAAACGGTAAAGTGATCGGAATGGAATGCATCAAAATGAAGCTGACAGATATCGAAGGTGGAAAAGGGACATTAACGGAAATTCCTGGTTCTGAATTTGTGATTGAGGCGGATGCGGTAATTCGGGCGATCGGCCAAACGAAGCAGTATGAACTGATCGAGCATTTAGGCTTGGCGAATACTCGCGGTGTGATTGATGTGGATCACAACAGCCTGAAGACATCCAATCCGAAAATTTATGCTTGCGGTGATGTGATTTACGGCAACGGATACGGTGAGGCGACAGTTGTATCGGCGGCGCAGCAAGGCAAAGATTCGGCTTACGCGATTCATTATGAACTAAACGCAAATTCAGAAATTGCATAG
- the hydA gene encoding dihydropyrimidinase, which yields MKKIITGGTIVTAADTFKGDVLIEDGIITQIAAKIDDADAEIIDATGKLLFPGGIDPHTHLDMPFNNTVTDDDWQSGTIAAAYGGTTTIIDFCISAGSPTLMDAIDTWHGKAKDKAVIDYGFHLMIGDLNEQRLQELPEALERGGISSIKVFLAYAKEFQATDRTLFQAFKVGKKLGATVMVHCENGSVIDELVEEAKANGQTEPIYHALTRPPEVEGEATKRAIELANLAGAQLYIVHVTCKEAVDEIISARNKGYNVLGETCPPYLVLDQTALEKPNFEGAKYVWSPPLRPVEHQEVLWNALKAKQLQTIGSDQCSFSFNGKKTLGKNDFSKIPNGGPFIEDRFSVLYSEGVAKGRITENEFVDMISTQSAKIFGLFPKKGTIAVGSDADIVLFDPTVKRTISAETHHMNVDYNAFEGLEVTGEPQSVLVRGEFVIQDKKFVGQLGSGKYIRREVKGSTKVTS from the coding sequence ATGAAAAAGATTATTACTGGGGGAACAATTGTTACTGCTGCGGATACATTTAAAGGGGATGTGCTGATCGAGGATGGGATCATCACTCAAATTGCAGCGAAAATAGATGATGCAGATGCGGAAATTATTGATGCAACAGGAAAGCTTTTATTCCCGGGTGGTATTGACCCTCATACCCATCTCGATATGCCGTTCAACAACACGGTAACAGATGATGACTGGCAATCTGGAACAATTGCTGCGGCATACGGGGGAACAACGACAATTATCGATTTCTGTATTAGTGCGGGCTCGCCTACATTGATGGATGCGATCGATACATGGCATGGCAAAGCGAAAGATAAAGCCGTAATCGACTATGGCTTCCACTTAATGATCGGTGATTTAAACGAACAGCGCTTGCAGGAATTACCGGAAGCGTTGGAAAGAGGCGGAATCAGCTCGATCAAAGTGTTCCTTGCCTATGCAAAAGAATTCCAGGCGACGGACCGGACATTATTCCAGGCGTTTAAAGTCGGGAAGAAGCTTGGCGCAACGGTAATGGTCCACTGCGAGAACGGATCGGTTATCGATGAGCTAGTAGAAGAAGCGAAAGCGAATGGTCAGACGGAGCCGATTTATCATGCGCTTACTCGTCCGCCTGAAGTAGAAGGGGAAGCGACGAAGCGTGCGATTGAGCTGGCGAACTTGGCTGGAGCGCAATTATATATCGTGCATGTCACGTGTAAAGAAGCGGTCGATGAAATCATTTCGGCACGTAATAAAGGCTACAACGTGTTAGGTGAAACATGCCCACCGTATTTAGTGCTTGACCAGACAGCATTGGAAAAGCCGAACTTTGAAGGTGCGAAATATGTATGGTCTCCGCCGTTACGTCCTGTAGAGCATCAGGAAGTATTGTGGAATGCATTGAAGGCGAAGCAGCTGCAGACGATTGGTTCGGACCAATGTTCATTCAGCTTCAACGGCAAGAAAACATTAGGGAAAAACGACTTCTCGAAAATCCCGAACGGTGGACCGTTTATCGAAGACCGTTTCTCTGTCCTGTATTCAGAAGGGGTTGCAAAAGGACGCATTACGGAAAACGAGTTTGTCGATATGATTTCAACACAGTCTGCGAAGATTTTCGGGCTGTTCCCTAAAAAAGGGACAATCGCGGTTGGTTCGGATGCCGATATCGTATTATTCGATCCGACAGTGAAACGTACGATTTCTGCGGAAACACATCATATGAATGTGGACTACAACGCATTTGAAGGGCTGGAAGTGACGGGTGAGCCACAAAGTGTGCTAGTGCGCGGTGAATTTGTCATTCAAGATAAAAAATTCGTCGGACAGCTTGGAAGCGGCAAGTATATCCGTCGTGAAGTAAAAGGATCCACTAAAGTAACTTCATAA
- a CDS encoding aspartate aminotransferase family protein — protein sequence MSQYVEYNWKADDEKHVWHSMKPYNPEATFIVERAEGAWLTDIDGNKYLDAMAGLWCTNIGYGRKEIADTAYEQMLKNSYTPLTNGHTPAILLSQKISELLGDEYVVFYSNSGSEANEVAFKVARQYHQQKGDTNRYKIISRYRAYHGSSMGALAATGQAQRKYKYEPLAPGFLHVAPPDQYRNPEEAVNGDAMTLPSVKNIDQVMTWEMSETIAAVIMEPIITGGGVIMPNEDYLKGVKEVCEKHGALLIVDEVINGFGRTGKAFGFQNYGIKPDVVTMAKGLTSAYMPLSATAIRREIYEQFVANGEYEFFRHINTFGGSPVACAVALKNIEIMERENLFEQSVVLGESLKRTLKENLEDHPYVGDIRGKGLLIGIELVENKETKAPLDVERVNAVIAYCKKKGVIIGKNGVTVANFNNVLTLSPPLSISLEEKDLIANTVIEAVNSIK from the coding sequence ATGAGCCAATATGTAGAGTATAACTGGAAAGCAGATGACGAAAAACATGTATGGCACTCGATGAAGCCTTATAACCCGGAAGCAACATTTATCGTTGAGCGAGCGGAAGGGGCTTGGCTGACAGACATCGATGGCAATAAATATTTAGATGCAATGGCAGGGCTTTGGTGTACAAATATTGGTTATGGTCGTAAGGAGATTGCCGACACAGCTTACGAGCAAATGCTTAAAAATTCTTATACACCGCTAACGAACGGACACACACCGGCGATTTTACTGAGCCAGAAAATCAGTGAGCTGCTTGGTGATGAATATGTTGTCTTCTATTCGAACAGCGGATCGGAAGCAAATGAAGTGGCGTTTAAAGTGGCAAGACAATATCATCAGCAAAAAGGTGATACGAACCGCTATAAAATCATTTCCCGCTACCGTGCTTATCATGGAAGTTCAATGGGCGCATTGGCAGCAACAGGCCAAGCGCAGCGTAAATATAAATACGAGCCGCTTGCACCCGGCTTTTTACATGTAGCACCACCTGATCAGTACCGCAATCCGGAAGAAGCGGTAAATGGTGATGCTATGACATTGCCTAGTGTGAAAAATATCGACCAAGTAATGACTTGGGAAATGTCTGAAACGATCGCCGCGGTCATTATGGAGCCGATCATTACAGGTGGCGGTGTCATCATGCCGAATGAAGATTACTTGAAAGGCGTAAAGGAAGTGTGCGAAAAACACGGAGCGCTGCTGATTGTTGACGAAGTAATCAATGGTTTCGGACGTACAGGTAAAGCGTTCGGATTCCAGAACTACGGCATTAAGCCGGATGTTGTGACGATGGCTAAAGGGTTAACAAGTGCTTACATGCCGTTATCAGCAACTGCGATCCGCCGTGAAATTTACGAGCAGTTTGTCGCAAATGGGGAATATGAATTTTTCCGTCATATTAATACATTTGGCGGTTCACCCGTCGCTTGTGCGGTCGCACTGAAAAACATTGAAATTATGGAGCGCGAAAATTTATTCGAGCAATCCGTTGTACTCGGAGAATCGCTGAAGCGCACATTGAAAGAAAATCTCGAGGATCATCCTTATGTAGGCGATATCCGCGGTAAAGGGTTACTGATCGGGATTGAGCTTGTTGAAAATAAGGAAACGAAAGCACCGCTCGATGTTGAGCGCGTCAATGCAGTGATTGCCTACTGCAAGAAAAAAGGCGTCATTATCGGGAAAAACGGTGTAACGGTTGCAAACTTCAATAACGTATTAACACTGTCACCGCCGCTTTCAATTTCTTTGGAGGAAAAGGACCTGATTGCCAATACAGTGATTGAAGCAGTGAACAGTATTAAATAA
- a CDS encoding Parvovirus coat protein VP1-like protein: MGFCFPGYRYCGPGCTGPGAPTNEVDNCCLNHDACYASGYDKRYCDAIFQQCLNQYKNPSTKMGRDANLFSRAIRLKDFLI; this comes from the coding sequence ATGGGGTTCTGCTTTCCTGGTTACCGTTACTGCGGTCCGGGATGCACTGGACCTGGTGCACCAACGAATGAAGTAGATAATTGCTGTCTGAACCATGATGCTTGCTATGCAAGTGGATATGATAAACGATATTGTGACGCAATTTTCCAGCAATGTTTAAATCAATACAAAAACCCCTCAACGAAAATGGGGAGGGACGCAAATTTATTTTCTAGAGCAATTCGGTTAAAGGACTTTCTAATATAA
- a CDS encoding basic amino acid ABC transporter substrate-binding protein → MFKTKKFLITMLLMTLTIILAACGTSDDETSGSATAGEGGGKKLLVGTEATFAPFESMNDKGEIVGIDVDIMNAIGEEIGSEVEFRNVGWEPVFQQITNGELDLGASGITITEERKETYDFTDPYYEASLMIVVKEDSPIETLDELKDQKISVQINTTGHIAAQNLQGKSSSKILAYENQPVAFQEVINGATAAAIGDNAVVIEYLKNNPNSGLKAIESDQFEKEYYGFMVKKGNKELLDRLNEGLAKIKENGKLEEITGQKID, encoded by the coding sequence ATGTTCAAGACGAAGAAATTTTTAATAACAATGCTGCTCATGACATTAACGATCATTTTAGCCGCATGCGGAACATCAGATGATGAAACATCAGGAAGTGCAACAGCCGGAGAAGGTGGCGGTAAAAAGCTGCTAGTCGGAACAGAAGCAACATTTGCACCATTTGAATCAATGAATGACAAAGGTGAGATTGTCGGAATCGATGTGGATATTATGAACGCAATCGGTGAAGAAATCGGTTCGGAAGTCGAATTCCGAAATGTCGGTTGGGAGCCGGTATTCCAACAAATTACGAACGGTGAACTGGACTTAGGTGCATCAGGCATCACAATTACAGAAGAGCGTAAAGAAACGTATGACTTCACAGATCCATATTATGAAGCGTCATTGATGATCGTTGTAAAAGAAGATTCACCAATCGAAACATTGGATGAGTTAAAAGATCAAAAAATCTCGGTTCAAATTAATACAACCGGCCATATTGCCGCACAAAATCTGCAAGGAAAATCAAGCTCAAAAATTTTAGCTTATGAAAACCAGCCAGTTGCATTCCAGGAAGTAATCAATGGTGCAACAGCAGCAGCGATCGGCGATAATGCCGTTGTAATCGAATACTTAAAGAACAATCCGAATTCAGGACTAAAAGCGATCGAATCGGATCAGTTCGAAAAAGAATATTACGGCTTCATGGTGAAAAAAGGGAACAAAGAATTATTAGACCGCTTAAATGAAGGCTTAGCAAAAATTAAAGAAAACGGTAAGTTAGAGGAAATTACAGGTCAGAAGATTGATTAA
- the preA gene encoding NAD-dependent dihydropyrimidine dehydrogenase subunit PreA has translation MADLRIDFAGIKSPNPFWLASAPPTNSGYQVQRAFEAGWGGAVWKTLGDPILNVSSRFAAVSFNGQKVAGFNNIELITDRPLEVNLKEIYETKKRFPDHTIIASLMVEPKAEKWHEIVKRVQDVGVDGFELNFGCPHGMAERGMGAASGQVPDLVEKQTYWAKEYAEVPVIVKLTPNITDITVTAEAAVRGGADAISMINTINSLAGVDLNSWNTIPHVGNKGAHGGYCGPAVKPIALNMVGECARSPYINLPISGIGGISNWQDAAEFILMGSTSVQVCTAAMHHGFSIVEDMIDGLSNYLDDKGLTSVMDLVGKTVPKYSDWGDLDLNYKVVAEINNDVCINCNKCHIACEDTSHQCIDLYTEDGRPMLKVREEDCVGCNLCSIVCPAEGAITMKELVPTQPPMTWNERQKLIAGFAPSSSSVAR, from the coding sequence ATGGCAGATTTACGAATAGATTTTGCTGGTATTAAGTCACCTAATCCTTTTTGGTTGGCATCGGCACCACCGACAAACTCTGGCTATCAAGTGCAGCGTGCATTTGAAGCGGGGTGGGGCGGCGCTGTATGGAAAACGTTGGGCGACCCTATTTTAAATGTTTCCTCTCGCTTTGCTGCGGTTAGTTTCAATGGTCAGAAGGTAGCGGGTTTCAATAATATTGAGCTCATTACAGACCGACCGCTTGAAGTGAACTTAAAGGAAATTTATGAAACGAAAAAACGCTTCCCGGATCATACGATCATCGCTTCATTGATGGTCGAGCCGAAAGCCGAAAAGTGGCATGAAATCGTGAAAAGAGTCCAGGATGTTGGGGTAGATGGCTTCGAATTAAACTTCGGCTGCCCACATGGTATGGCGGAACGTGGCATGGGAGCCGCTTCGGGTCAAGTACCTGATCTGGTAGAAAAACAGACATATTGGGCGAAAGAATATGCGGAAGTACCGGTTATCGTCAAACTGACTCCGAACATTACGGATATTACTGTAACGGCGGAAGCAGCAGTGCGCGGCGGTGCGGATGCGATAAGTATGATCAACACGATCAATAGTTTGGCGGGCGTTGATCTGAATTCTTGGAACACGATTCCGCATGTTGGCAATAAAGGGGCACACGGAGGTTATTGTGGACCGGCCGTGAAGCCAATTGCACTGAACATGGTGGGCGAGTGTGCGAGAAGTCCGTATATCAATTTACCGATCTCCGGAATTGGCGGGATTTCGAACTGGCAGGACGCTGCTGAGTTCATCCTGATGGGTTCGACGAGTGTGCAAGTTTGTACAGCGGCAATGCACCATGGCTTCAGCATTGTTGAAGATATGATCGATGGTTTAAGCAATTATTTAGATGATAAAGGCTTAACATCGGTGATGGATTTAGTCGGCAAAACAGTACCGAAATATTCGGACTGGGGAGATTTAGACTTAAATTATAAAGTTGTTGCGGAGATCAATAATGATGTTTGCATCAACTGTAATAAATGCCATATTGCCTGTGAAGATACGTCTCATCAATGTATCGATCTGTATACAGAAGATGGCCGTCCAATGCTGAAAGTGCGTGAGGAAGACTGCGTAGGCTGTAACTTATGTTCGATCGTGTGTCCGGCAGAAGGTGCGATTACGATGAAGGAACTTGTTCCGACACAACCGCCGATGACGTGGAACGAAAGACAAAAGCTAATTGCAGGATTTGCTCCAAGCAGTTCAAGTGTTGCAAGGTAG
- a CDS encoding Zn-dependent hydrolase produces MLKTNRERLQNMIDLFSQFGATENNGVTRLSLSPEDILARNKFKEICEQLGMTVTVDDMGTMYATLPSNSDNLPIVIGSHLDSVIKGGRFDGVLGVLTALEAVQTIIDKKLELNHPITIVNFTNEEGARFEPSLMASGVLSGKFEKEKMLASTDPKGVTFEQALKESGYEGDVSNRLTEAHAYLELHIEQGPVLEYYKKEIGVVEGVLGMVCYDITLTGESNHAGTTPISMRKDSMFAAMQIISILQNKLKQLPEDLVYTIGRINAYPNIHTVIPSSVTFSLESRHQDPAVIQQVEQIIFDLPKEIENCELSYEKLWSRDTVYFAPEVVHAVAASTDELGYSRHHMFSGAGHDAQFIAQYIPSTMIFVPSAKGYSHREDEYTSYEECSNGADVLLNAVLKVAESSVSPVKSASVN; encoded by the coding sequence ATGTTAAAAACAAATCGCGAACGACTTCAAAATATGATTGATTTATTCAGCCAATTTGGGGCAACAGAAAATAACGGTGTCACACGTTTAAGCCTATCTCCCGAAGATATTCTCGCGCGCAACAAATTCAAGGAAATTTGCGAACAGCTCGGTATGACCGTAACGGTTGATGATATGGGCACAATGTATGCAACACTTCCTTCCAACTCCGATAATTTACCGATTGTCATCGGCTCACATTTGGATTCAGTGATTAAAGGCGGACGCTTCGATGGCGTGCTAGGTGTTTTAACTGCACTGGAAGCCGTCCAAACGATTATCGATAAAAAACTCGAACTGAATCATCCTATCACGATTGTAAACTTCACAAATGAAGAAGGTGCACGTTTCGAACCTTCACTAATGGCTTCAGGTGTTCTTTCTGGAAAATTCGAAAAGGAAAAGATGCTCGCTTCAACTGACCCTAAAGGCGTAACATTTGAACAAGCCCTGAAAGAAAGCGGCTATGAAGGCGACGTTTCAAACCGTCTGACAGAGGCACATGCCTACTTGGAGCTTCATATTGAACAAGGTCCCGTGCTGGAATATTATAAAAAAGAGATCGGTGTCGTGGAAGGCGTTCTTGGCATGGTATGCTATGATATTACGTTAACCGGCGAATCGAACCATGCGGGCACTACCCCTATTTCCATGCGTAAAGACAGCATGTTTGCTGCGATGCAAATCATTTCAATTCTGCAAAATAAACTAAAACAGCTTCCTGAAGATCTTGTCTATACAATCGGGCGCATCAATGCCTACCCGAATATTCATACAGTCATCCCAAGTAGTGTTACCTTCTCGCTGGAATCCCGCCACCAGGACCCGGCAGTCATTCAGCAAGTGGAGCAAATTATTTTTGACCTGCCAAAAGAAATCGAAAACTGCGAGTTGAGCTATGAAAAACTATGGAGCCGTGATACGGTGTATTTCGCACCGGAAGTTGTTCATGCTGTTGCAGCAAGCACAGATGAACTAGGCTACTCACGCCATCATATGTTCAGCGGTGCCGGCCACGATGCACAATTTATTGCACAGTACATTCCTTCTACGATGATTTTCGTTCCAAGTGCGAAAGGCTATAGTCACCGCGAAGATGAATATACTTCCTACGAAGAATGTTCAAATGGTGCGGATGTCCTTCTGAATGCGGTATTGAAAGTAGCTGAATCTTCGGTGTCACCCGTAAAGTCTGCTAGTGTAAACTAA